The Paraburkholderia acidisoli genome contains a region encoding:
- the astE gene encoding succinylglutamate desuccinylase has protein sequence MTSSADLAGDFLAYSLAGARPATPAAARGVGAHGLRWQWLDDGILLLEPANVTPATRSVLLSAGIHGDETAPIEMLSRLVADLAAGRAALACRVLVVLGNLDAMRAAKRYLDDDLNRLFGAHAQRATRAPGRETPRAAVLEAAAERFFAAASGAAASGAGAPLTRWHLDLHTAIRASAFEQFALLPHTSNPGEHANGNAPARAIFDWLADARIAAVLIHTEPGVTYSAFTADRCGALACTLELGKVRPFGQNDLARFASADAALRRLVAGEVASPGASESSPMPRVFTVIGQITKQSDAFALNVAADVPNFTPFARGTVLAEDGAYRYVVQHEEERIVFPNPGVKPGLRAGLLVVETTRETLAALR, from the coding sequence ATGACTTCCAGCGCTGATCTCGCCGGGGACTTTCTCGCGTATTCGCTGGCCGGTGCGCGGCCCGCCACGCCGGCCGCCGCGCGCGGCGTGGGCGCGCACGGCCTGCGCTGGCAATGGCTCGATGACGGCATTCTGCTGCTCGAACCCGCGAACGTGACGCCCGCCACGCGCAGCGTGCTGCTTTCGGCCGGGATTCACGGCGACGAAACCGCGCCGATCGAAATGCTCTCGCGCCTCGTGGCCGACCTCGCGGCGGGGCGTGCGGCACTCGCGTGCCGCGTGCTCGTCGTGCTCGGCAATCTCGACGCGATGCGCGCCGCGAAGCGTTATCTCGACGACGATCTCAACCGCCTGTTCGGCGCGCATGCGCAGCGCGCGACGCGAGCGCCGGGCCGCGAAACGCCGCGCGCCGCCGTGCTCGAAGCGGCCGCCGAGCGGTTTTTTGCGGCTGCGTCGGGCGCCGCTGCGTCGGGCGCCGGCGCGCCGCTCACGCGCTGGCATCTCGACCTGCATACGGCCATACGCGCCTCGGCGTTCGAGCAGTTCGCGCTGTTGCCGCATACGTCGAATCCGGGCGAGCACGCAAACGGGAATGCGCCCGCGCGCGCGATATTCGACTGGCTCGCCGACGCGCGCATCGCCGCCGTGCTGATCCACACGGAGCCGGGCGTCACGTATTCGGCGTTCACGGCCGATCGCTGCGGCGCGCTCGCGTGCACGCTCGAACTCGGCAAGGTGCGGCCGTTCGGCCAGAACGATCTCGCGCGCTTCGCGAGCGCGGACGCCGCGCTGCGTCGCCTCGTCGCGGGAGAGGTCGCGTCGCCAGGCGCGTCCGAAAGTTCGCCGATGCCGCGCGTGTTCACCGTCATCGGCCAGATCACGAAACAAAGCGACGCGTTCGCGCTCAATGTGGCCGCCGACGTGCCGAATTTCACGCCGTTCGCGCGCGGCACGGTGCTGGCCGAAGACGGCGCGTATCGCTATGTCGTGCAGCACGAGGAGGAGCGCATCGTGTTTCCGAATCCGGGCGTGAAGCCCGGATTGCGCGCGGGCTTGCTCGTCGTCGAGACGACCCGGGAAACGCTCGCCGCGCTGCGCTAG
- a CDS encoding EAL and HDOD domain-containing protein — protein MSESPLEVAGSAALPDPVSPPIDVYFGRQPLLDREGLLRAYETPPRVVDRRERAEREAEAQARAKDVAAGLPPQPGAAATALVAAFAAPAVRASLAGHAAWLDVTREMLFADDLLQVPADRVIFELPTDIGADAELIARLVALHRRRYRFALDNVSNAGESLARLLPYVEAIKIDIHEISPAVLPKFASVMKSAGKLLVAMGVDTKADYERAFGIGFDRFQGYFFARANGGSRRASAPRQALLNLLQLLAAEPTVAQLETELKLNPVLVMHLMRLANSGSMNIGRKVTTLREAINATGTNRIARWTQLLLYADGRKLPAEDDALLQLVATRARFMEIAVKRLTDAHLEDEDGAFLVGVFSFVEAVFGGSIESTLDILTLAKPVRMAIVGREGALGRLLELSEAFERGDWAGVDALCAQLAPLDAATVAGIYLTAAEWAGTADRSGEAQGLERLED, from the coding sequence TTGTCTGAATCGCCATTGGAAGTCGCGGGCAGCGCCGCATTGCCCGATCCGGTCAGCCCACCCATCGACGTCTATTTCGGCCGCCAGCCGCTGCTGGACCGCGAGGGCTTGCTGCGCGCCTACGAAACGCCGCCGCGCGTGGTGGACCGGCGCGAGCGCGCCGAGCGCGAGGCCGAAGCGCAGGCGCGCGCGAAAGACGTGGCCGCGGGCTTGCCGCCGCAGCCGGGCGCGGCCGCCACGGCGCTCGTCGCGGCGTTCGCGGCGCCCGCCGTGCGCGCCTCGCTGGCCGGGCACGCGGCGTGGCTCGACGTCACGCGCGAGATGCTGTTCGCCGACGACCTGCTGCAAGTGCCCGCGGATCGCGTGATCTTCGAATTGCCCACCGACATCGGCGCCGACGCGGAACTCATCGCGCGGCTCGTCGCGCTGCACCGGCGGCGCTATCGCTTCGCGCTCGACAACGTCTCGAACGCCGGCGAGTCGCTGGCCCGACTGCTGCCCTACGTGGAAGCGATCAAGATCGACATCCACGAGATCTCGCCCGCGGTGCTGCCAAAGTTCGCGAGCGTGATGAAGTCCGCGGGCAAGCTACTCGTGGCAATGGGCGTGGACACCAAGGCCGACTACGAGCGCGCGTTCGGCATCGGCTTCGACCGCTTCCAGGGCTATTTCTTCGCGAGAGCCAACGGCGGTTCGCGACGGGCGAGCGCACCCCGTCAGGCGCTCCTGAACCTGCTGCAACTGCTCGCCGCCGAGCCGACCGTCGCGCAACTGGAAACGGAACTCAAGCTCAACCCCGTGCTCGTGATGCACCTGATGCGGCTCGCGAATTCGGGCAGCATGAACATTGGCCGCAAGGTGACCACGCTGCGCGAGGCGATCAACGCCACGGGCACCAATCGCATCGCGCGCTGGACCCAGTTGCTGCTTTACGCCGACGGCCGCAAGCTGCCCGCCGAGGACGACGCGCTGCTGCAACTCGTGGCCACGCGCGCGCGCTTCATGGAGATCGCCGTGAAGCGCCTGACCGACGCGCATCTCGAAGACGAAGACGGGGCGTTTCTCGTGGGCGTGTTCTCGTTCGTGGAGGCCGTGTTCGGCGGGTCGATCGAAAGCACGCTCGATATCCTCACGCTGGCGAAACCGGTGCGCATGGCGATCGTCGGCCGCGAGGGCGCGCTCGGGCGGCTGCTCGAACTCTCGGAGGCCTTCGAGCGCGGCGACTGGGCGGGCGTAGATGCGCTTTGCGCGCAACTCGCGCCGCTCGACGCGGCCACGGTCGCGGGCATCTACCTCACGGCGGCGGAGTGGGCGGGCACGGCGGATCGCAGCGGCGAAGCGCAAGGGCTGGAGCGTCTCGAAGACTAG
- a CDS encoding ABC transporter substrate-binding protein, translated as MKMKWNKLAALALCAAAVGSAHAADLKEIRFGVEASYAPFESKTPAGELQGFDIDVGNAVCAKLKVKCVWVENSFDGLIPALQARKFNAINSDMTITDQRRQAIDFTDPIYAIPNQMIAKKGSPLLPTPASLKGKHVGVLQGTIQESYAKAKWAPAGVDVVPYQTQDQIYADLVSGRLDAAFQDAEAASKGFLNKPQGAGFAFAGPQVVDAKLLGEGVGYGLRKGDTSLKNALNGALKDLKADGTIDRIAAKYFDVKVVLK; from the coding sequence ATGAAGATGAAGTGGAACAAGCTGGCCGCGCTCGCACTCTGCGCCGCCGCCGTGGGCAGCGCGCACGCAGCCGATCTCAAGGAAATCCGCTTCGGCGTGGAAGCGTCGTATGCGCCGTTCGAATCGAAGACGCCCGCGGGCGAACTGCAAGGCTTCGATATCGACGTGGGCAATGCCGTCTGCGCGAAGCTCAAGGTGAAGTGCGTGTGGGTCGAGAATTCGTTCGACGGCCTGATCCCGGCGTTGCAGGCGCGTAAGTTCAACGCGATCAACTCGGACATGACGATCACGGACCAGCGCCGCCAGGCCATCGACTTCACCGATCCGATCTACGCGATTCCGAACCAGATGATCGCGAAGAAGGGCAGCCCGCTGCTGCCCACGCCCGCGTCGCTCAAGGGCAAGCACGTGGGCGTGCTGCAGGGCACGATCCAGGAATCGTACGCGAAGGCGAAGTGGGCGCCCGCGGGCGTGGACGTCGTGCCGTATCAAACCCAGGACCAGATTTACGCCGATCTCGTTTCGGGCCGTCTGGACGCGGCGTTCCAGGACGCCGAAGCCGCCTCCAAGGGCTTCCTCAACAAGCCGCAGGGCGCGGGCTTCGCGTTCGCGGGCCCGCAGGTCGTGGACGCGAAGCTGCTGGGCGAGGGCGTGGGCTACGGTCTGCGCAAGGGCGACACGTCGCTCAAGAACGCCCTGAACGGCGCGCTCAAGGACCTGAAGGCGGACGGCACAATCGACCGCATCGCCGCGAAATACTTCGACGTGAAGGTCGTGCTGAAGTAA
- the astA gene encoding arginine N-succinyltransferase, whose product MIVVRVVQTGDVDALVALAQETGPGLTTFKPDREALKARIARSRRTLAGEAAPREAGYFFVMEDTASGDVAGVCGIEAQVGLEQPFYNYRVSTVVHASQELGIWTRMRALNISHDLTGYAEVCSLFLSPRYRTGGMGGLLSRSRFMFIAQFRERFPERLCAELRGHFDAEGTSPFWRAVGSHFYQIDFNAADYLSSHGRKSFLAELMPRYPVYVELLPDEAQACVGLTHADTIPARRMLEAEGLRYENHVDIFDAGPVLECHTSDLRTVRESVLVPVVIGEPVAREGVRSLVSNTSLDDFRVGFAPGVARDGAFVLGAVEAAALGVRAGEPVRVLGPAAKPAPPSTRG is encoded by the coding sequence ATGATCGTCGTACGCGTGGTGCAAACCGGCGACGTGGATGCGCTCGTCGCGCTCGCCCAGGAAACCGGCCCCGGCCTCACCACCTTCAAGCCCGACCGCGAGGCGCTCAAGGCGCGCATCGCGCGTTCGCGCCGCACGCTCGCCGGCGAAGCCGCGCCGCGCGAAGCGGGCTACTTCTTCGTGATGGAAGACACGGCCAGCGGCGACGTGGCGGGCGTATGCGGGATCGAAGCGCAGGTGGGCCTCGAGCAGCCGTTCTACAACTACCGCGTGAGCACGGTCGTGCACGCGAGCCAGGAACTGGGCATCTGGACGCGCATGCGCGCGCTCAATATCTCGCACGACCTCACGGGCTACGCCGAAGTCTGCTCGCTGTTTCTCTCGCCGCGTTATCGCACGGGCGGCATGGGCGGCTTGCTGTCGCGCTCGCGCTTCATGTTCATCGCGCAGTTTCGCGAGCGCTTTCCCGAGCGGCTGTGCGCGGAATTGCGCGGCCATTTCGACGCGGAAGGCACCTCGCCGTTCTGGCGCGCCGTGGGTTCGCACTTCTATCAAATCGATTTCAATGCCGCCGACTATCTGAGTTCGCACGGCCGCAAGTCGTTTCTCGCGGAGCTGATGCCGCGCTATCCCGTCTACGTCGAGTTGTTGCCCGATGAGGCGCAGGCCTGCGTCGGTCTCACGCACGCCGACACGATTCCCGCGCGCCGCATGCTCGAAGCCGAAGGCCTGCGCTACGAGAATCACGTCGATATTTTCGATGCGGGCCCGGTGCTCGAATGCCACACGAGCGACTTGCGCACGGTGCGCGAAAGCGTGCTGGTGCCGGTCGTGATCGGCGAGCCCGTCGCGCGGGAAGGCGTGCGTTCGCTGGTGTCGAACACGTCGCTCGACGACTTTCGCGTGGGCTTCGCGCCGGGCGTGGCGCGCGACGGCGCGTTCGTGCTGGGCGCGGTGGAAGCGGCGGCACTCGGCGTGCGTGCCGGCGAGCCGGTGCGCGTGCTCGGTCCGGCCGCGAAACCCGCGCCACCATCGACCAGGGGATGA
- a CDS encoding GlxA family transcriptional regulator has protein sequence MIRASVSFDDAGASRTGRTVQVAIVALAPVSMSAIGLIVDALDLANEIDGRALYRWRLGSRDGRPVPLSGGAQRAADFAFDHAFDASCNASAAPACDWLIVVSGRYQPSADDSALLATLARVAPRTPLVTGVHHGVWWLALAGQLHGYRAAVNWETYQQFTERFEHSIATQQIYEIDRDRATCAGGQATLDFMLAMIGRDHGPELAGRIADAMGASTLRSGDERQRIPFVTAPGERHPRLNEALRLMEANIEDPLTSDEIATLVGVSRRQLERLFRQYLNAMPAKYYLGLRLAKARSQLQRTSKSVVQISLACGFASAAHFSNAYRERFGVTPREDRRNWIARQQGGGAASAQTSQSVEASQSVEASQLVEASRSGQFSQPAEAAESPERH, from the coding sequence ATGATTCGCGCTTCCGTTTCCTTCGACGATGCCGGTGCTTCGCGCACCGGGCGCACCGTGCAGGTCGCGATCGTCGCGCTCGCGCCCGTGTCGATGTCGGCGATCGGGTTGATCGTCGACGCGCTCGATCTCGCCAACGAGATCGATGGCCGGGCGCTGTATCGCTGGCGCCTCGGGTCGCGCGACGGCCGGCCCGTGCCGCTGTCGGGCGGCGCGCAGCGGGCCGCCGACTTCGCGTTCGACCATGCTTTCGACGCTTCCTGCAACGCTTCCGCCGCTCCGGCCTGCGACTGGCTCATCGTGGTGAGCGGCCGCTATCAACCTTCCGCCGACGACAGCGCCTTGCTCGCCACGCTCGCGCGTGTCGCGCCGCGCACGCCGCTCGTCACCGGCGTGCATCACGGCGTCTGGTGGCTCGCGCTCGCGGGCCAGTTGCACGGTTATCGCGCGGCCGTGAACTGGGAGACGTATCAGCAGTTCACCGAGCGCTTCGAGCACAGCATCGCCACGCAACAGATTTACGAGATCGATCGCGACCGCGCGACCTGCGCGGGCGGTCAGGCCACGCTCGACTTCATGCTCGCGATGATCGGCCGCGATCACGGTCCCGAACTCGCGGGCCGGATCGCCGACGCCATGGGCGCGAGTACGTTGCGCAGCGGCGACGAGCGTCAGCGCATTCCGTTCGTGACCGCGCCCGGCGAGCGGCATCCGCGACTGAACGAGGCGCTGCGCCTCATGGAGGCGAATATCGAAGACCCGCTCACGAGCGACGAAATCGCCACGCTCGTGGGCGTCTCGCGGCGTCAGCTCGAACGGCTGTTCCGGCAGTATCTGAACGCGATGCCCGCGAAGTACTACCTCGGCCTGCGTCTCGCGAAGGCGCGCTCGCAGTTGCAGCGCACGAGCAAGTCGGTCGTGCAGATCAGTCTCGCGTGCGGGTTTGCCTCGGCGGCGCATTTTTCGAACGCGTATCGCGAGCGCTTCGGCGTGACGCCGCGCGAGGACCGGCGCAACTGGATCGCGCGCCAGCAGGGCGGCGGGGCGGCATCGGCGCAAACTTCGCAATCGGTGGAAGCTTCACAATCGGTGGAAGCTTCGCAATTGGTGGAAGCTTCACGATCCGGGCAATTTTCGCAACCGGCCGAAGCGGCGGAGTCGCCCGAGCGGCATTGA
- the aruF gene encoding arginine/ornithine succinyltransferase subunit alpha, whose protein sequence is MLFVRPARLADLDAIAQMARTAQPVLHSLPPDRAALEARLALSEDSFRAEVDYPGEEFYLFVLEEASTGKLVGTSSLVAAAGYAEPFYAFRNDALIHASRELHVNRKIHALTMSHELTGKSRLAGFYIEPALRGEAAAHLMSRARMMYVAMNRRRFTPEVFSLLLGVTDEAGVSPFWEAVGRKFFGRDFKDIEMASGGRSRTFIAEVMPAYPLYVPLLPEAAQRVLGEPDPSALLAYEIHLEEGFEPDRYVDIFDAGPVLTAQVDRTASVAGNGTRTVTQASDAIGNINTQGAAYLVASERAGEFRCALATLPAAAREAALDAPTRAALGVNAGDAVRCAPLYRAHAEAENESAAGDAS, encoded by the coding sequence ATGCTATTCGTTCGCCCCGCCAGACTCGCCGATCTCGACGCGATCGCGCAGATGGCCCGCACCGCGCAGCCGGTGCTCCACTCGCTGCCGCCCGACCGCGCGGCGCTCGAAGCGCGCCTCGCGCTTTCGGAAGATTCGTTTCGCGCGGAGGTCGATTATCCGGGCGAGGAGTTCTATCTGTTCGTGCTGGAGGAGGCGTCGACGGGCAAGCTCGTCGGCACCTCGAGCCTTGTCGCGGCGGCCGGTTACGCGGAGCCGTTCTACGCGTTTCGCAACGACGCGCTAATTCACGCCTCGCGCGAACTGCACGTGAACCGCAAGATCCACGCGCTCACCATGTCGCACGAACTCACGGGCAAGAGCCGGCTCGCGGGCTTCTATATCGAGCCTGCGCTGCGCGGCGAGGCGGCCGCGCACCTCATGTCGCGCGCGCGCATGATGTACGTGGCGATGAACCGGCGCCGCTTCACGCCCGAGGTGTTCTCGCTGCTGCTCGGCGTGACCGACGAAGCCGGTGTCTCGCCGTTCTGGGAAGCCGTGGGGCGCAAGTTCTTCGGCCGCGATTTCAAGGACATCGAAATGGCCTCGGGCGGCCGCAGCCGCACCTTTATCGCCGAAGTCATGCCCGCGTATCCGCTTTACGTGCCGCTGTTGCCGGAGGCCGCGCAGCGCGTGCTCGGCGAACCCGATCCGAGCGCCTTGCTCGCCTACGAGATTCATCTGGAAGAGGGTTTCGAGCCCGACCGTTACGTGGATATCTTCGACGCCGGTCCGGTGCTCACGGCGCAGGTGGATCGCACGGCTTCAGTGGCGGGCAACGGGACGCGCACGGTGACGCAGGCCAGCGACGCCATCGGCAACATCAACACGCAGGGCGCGGCGTATCTCGTCGCCAGTGAGCGCGCGGGCGAATTCCGCTGCGCGCTCGCGACCTTGCCCGCGGCGGCACGCGAAGCCGCGCTCGATGCGCCCACGCGCGCCGCGCTCGGCGTGAACGCCGGCGACGCGGTGCGCTGCGCGCCGCTTTATCGCGCCCATGCCGAGGCCGAAAACGAATCCGCCGCGGGAGACGCATCATGA
- the astB gene encoding N-succinylarginine dihydrolase, which produces MQTPPSAIEANFDGLVGPTHNYAGLSFGNVASQNNEKSVANPRAAAQQGLRKMKRLADLGFAQGVLPPQERPSIRLLRELGFGGKEAEAIAKAAKEAPELLAAASSASAMWTANAATVSPSADTPDRRVHFSPANLTSKLHRAIEHEATRRTLATIFADREHFMVHEALPGTPALGDEGAANHTRFCAQYGTRGVEFFVYGRSEYRRGPEPKRFPARQTFEASRAVAQRHGLNDASVVFAQQNPEVIDAGVFHNDVIAVGNRSTLFCHERAFVEPRAVYDELRAKLAARDAPFHVIEVPEARVSVADAVKSYLFNSQLLSRPDGTQLLVVPEECRENPHVAIYLDELVASSGPIDEVLVFELRESMKNGGGPACLRLRVALTEAERAATASGVWMNDALFARLDAWIAAHYRDRLAPQDLTDPKLLDESRTALDELTQILGLGSLYDFQR; this is translated from the coding sequence ATGCAAACCCCTCCTTCGGCCATCGAGGCGAATTTCGACGGACTCGTCGGCCCCACGCACAACTACGCCGGACTGTCGTTCGGCAATGTCGCGTCGCAGAACAACGAGAAGTCGGTGGCGAATCCGCGCGCGGCCGCGCAGCAAGGTTTGCGCAAGATGAAGCGGCTCGCCGATCTCGGCTTCGCGCAAGGCGTCTTGCCGCCGCAGGAGCGGCCCTCGATCCGGTTGCTGCGCGAACTGGGTTTCGGCGGTAAGGAAGCCGAAGCGATCGCGAAAGCGGCGAAAGAGGCCCCCGAGTTGCTGGCGGCCGCGAGTTCGGCCTCGGCCATGTGGACCGCGAACGCCGCGACCGTGAGTCCTTCGGCGGACACGCCCGACCGGCGCGTGCATTTCTCGCCCGCGAATCTCACCAGCAAGCTGCATCGCGCGATCGAGCACGAAGCCACGCGCCGCACGCTCGCGACGATCTTCGCCGACCGCGAGCATTTCATGGTGCACGAGGCGCTGCCCGGCACGCCCGCGCTCGGCGACGAAGGCGCGGCGAACCACACGCGTTTTTGCGCGCAATACGGCACGCGCGGCGTGGAATTCTTCGTGTACGGCCGCAGCGAATACCGGCGCGGGCCGGAGCCGAAGCGCTTTCCCGCGCGCCAGACTTTCGAGGCGAGCCGCGCGGTCGCGCAGCGCCACGGCTTGAACGACGCCAGCGTGGTGTTCGCGCAGCAAAACCCCGAGGTGATCGACGCGGGCGTGTTCCACAACGACGTGATCGCCGTGGGCAATCGCAGCACGCTGTTTTGCCACGAGCGCGCGTTCGTGGAGCCGCGCGCCGTCTATGACGAATTGCGCGCGAAGCTCGCCGCGCGCGACGCGCCGTTCCACGTGATCGAAGTGCCCGAGGCGCGCGTGAGCGTGGCCGACGCCGTGAAGTCGTATCTCTTCAACAGCCAGTTGCTGAGCCGCCCCGACGGCACGCAGCTGCTCGTCGTGCCCGAGGAGTGCCGCGAGAATCCGCACGTGGCGATCTATCTCGACGAACTGGTCGCCAGCAGCGGTCCCATCGACGAGGTGCTCGTGTTCGAGCTGCGCGAAAGCATGAAAAACGGCGGCGGCCCCGCGTGCCTGCGCCTGCGCGTGGCACTGACCGAAGCCGAGCGCGCGGCCACGGCGAGCGGCGTGTGGATGAACGACGCGCTGTTCGCGCGGCTCGACGCATGGATCGCGGCGCATTACCGCGACCGCCTCGCGCCGCAGGATCTCACCGATCCCAAACTGCTCGACGAGTCGCGCACGGCACTCGACGAACTCACGCAAATTCTCGGCCTCGGATCGCTCTATGACTTCCAGCGCTGA
- the astD gene encoding succinylglutamate-semialdehyde dehydrogenase, with the protein MNELFIDGHWSAASGAAFASRNPGTGATVWSGHAASAADVDRAVEAARRAFVAWSQTPFEARCEIARRFAALVTERKEALAQAIGRETGKPLWEARTEAASMAAKVAISIAAYEERTGEKRTPMADGVAVLRHRPHGVVAVFGPYNFPGHLPNGHIVPALIAGNAVVFKPSELAPEVARVTVALWREAGLPAGVLNLVQGERETGVALANHRQIDGLFFTGSSDTGTLLHRQFGGRPEIVLALEMGGNNPLVVAEVADLDAAVHHAIQSAFLSAGQRCTCARRILVPAGAFGERFLERFVEVTSRIAVGEYDAEPQPFMGAVISARAAGKLVQAQTQLLSRGARALLPMTQRDPALGFVSPAILDVTGVADLPDTEHFGPLAQITRYAGFDDAIAQANNTAYGLSAGLLADDAALWQRFTREIRAGIVNWNRPTNGASSGAPFGGTGRSGNHRPSAYYAADYCAYPMASVESAQLHMPASVSPGLHF; encoded by the coding sequence ATGAACGAACTTTTCATCGACGGACACTGGAGCGCGGCCTCGGGCGCCGCGTTCGCCTCGCGCAATCCGGGCACGGGCGCGACGGTCTGGAGCGGCCACGCCGCGAGCGCCGCCGACGTCGATCGCGCGGTCGAGGCCGCGCGGCGCGCCTTCGTCGCATGGTCGCAAACGCCGTTCGAGGCGCGCTGCGAGATCGCGCGCCGCTTCGCCGCGCTCGTGACCGAACGCAAGGAAGCGCTCGCGCAGGCGATCGGCCGCGAAACGGGCAAGCCGCTCTGGGAGGCGCGCACCGAAGCGGCGTCGATGGCCGCCAAGGTCGCCATTTCGATTGCCGCCTACGAGGAACGCACCGGCGAAAAGCGCACGCCGATGGCGGACGGCGTCGCGGTGCTGCGGCATCGTCCGCATGGCGTCGTGGCCGTGTTCGGGCCGTACAACTTTCCGGGCCATTTGCCCAACGGCCATATCGTGCCCGCGCTGATCGCGGGCAACGCGGTCGTGTTCAAGCCCTCGGAACTCGCGCCCGAGGTCGCGCGCGTGACGGTGGCGTTATGGCGCGAAGCGGGCCTGCCCGCGGGCGTGCTCAACCTCGTGCAGGGCGAGCGCGAGACGGGCGTGGCGCTCGCGAATCACCGGCAGATCGACGGACTCTTTTTCACGGGCAGCTCCGACACCGGCACGCTGCTGCATCGCCAGTTCGGCGGCCGGCCCGAGATCGTGCTCGCGCTGGAAATGGGCGGCAACAATCCGCTCGTGGTGGCCGAAGTCGCCGACCTCGACGCCGCCGTGCATCACGCGATCCAGTCGGCGTTTCTCTCGGCGGGGCAGCGCTGCACCTGCGCGCGGCGCATTCTCGTGCCGGCGGGCGCGTTCGGCGAGCGCTTTCTCGAGCGTTTCGTCGAGGTCACGTCGCGCATCGCGGTGGGCGAGTACGATGCCGAGCCGCAGCCGTTCATGGGCGCCGTGATCTCGGCGCGCGCGGCGGGCAAGCTCGTGCAGGCGCAAACGCAATTGCTCTCGCGTGGCGCGCGCGCCTTGTTGCCCATGACGCAGCGCGATCCCGCGCTCGGCTTCGTGAGCCCGGCGATTCTCGATGTCACCGGCGTGGCCGATCTGCCCGACACGGAACACTTCGGCCCGCTCGCGCAAATCACGCGCTACGCCGGTTTCGACGACGCCATCGCGCAGGCCAACAACACGGCCTACGGTTTGTCGGCCGGTTTGCTCGCCGACGACGCCGCGCTCTGGCAACGCTTCACGCGCGAGATTCGCGCGGGTATCGTGAACTGGAACCGGCCCACCAACGGCGCGTCGAGCGGCGCCCCGTTCGGCGGCACCGGCCGCTCGGGCAATCACCGGCCGAGCGCGTATTACGCCGCCGATTACTGTGCCTACCCGATGGCATCGGTGGAAAGCGCGCAACTGCATATGCCGGCGAGCGTCTCGCCCGGCCTGCATTTCTGA
- a CDS encoding aspartate aminotransferase family protein, which yields MNDQPVSRQTFDEVMVPVFSPAPFVPDRGEGSRLWDTAGREYIDFAGGIAVTALGHANPALLRVLHEQGGKLWHIGNGYTNEPVLRLAQQLAALTFADRAFFANSGAEANEAALKLARRVAFDRHGAHKDEIISFTQSFHGRTFFTVSVGGQPKYSEGFGPRPAGIVHLPYNDIEAAKRAIGSRTCAVIVEPVQGEGGVIPADPAFLSVLREACDAHGALLIFDEVQTGVGRTGHFYAYEDTGVTPDILTTAKALGNGFPIGAMLTTDAIAAHFTLGVHGTTYGGNPLGAAIAGKVVELVSDPALLAGVRARGEAIRAKLAHLNERFDALAEVRGKGLLIGAQLNARYAGRAKDFLSAAAHRGVMMLIAGPDVLRFAPSLIIPETDLNEGFARLERAFEDVCGSR from the coding sequence ATGAACGACCAGCCCGTGAGCCGCCAGACCTTCGACGAAGTCATGGTGCCCGTGTTCTCGCCCGCGCCGTTCGTGCCCGATCGCGGCGAAGGCTCGCGCCTCTGGGACACCGCAGGCCGCGAGTACATCGACTTCGCGGGCGGCATCGCCGTCACCGCGCTCGGCCACGCGAATCCCGCTCTGCTGCGCGTGCTGCACGAGCAGGGCGGCAAGCTCTGGCACATCGGCAATGGCTACACCAACGAGCCCGTGCTGCGCCTCGCGCAACAACTCGCCGCGCTGACGTTCGCCGATCGCGCGTTCTTCGCGAATTCGGGCGCCGAGGCCAACGAGGCCGCGCTCAAGCTCGCGCGCCGCGTGGCGTTCGACCGGCACGGCGCGCACAAGGACGAGATCATCTCGTTCACACAGTCGTTTCACGGCCGCACCTTCTTCACCGTGAGCGTGGGCGGCCAGCCGAAATACTCGGAAGGCTTCGGCCCGCGCCCCGCTGGCATCGTGCATTTGCCGTACAACGACATCGAGGCGGCGAAGCGCGCCATCGGCAGCCGCACCTGCGCGGTGATCGTCGAGCCCGTGCAAGGCGAGGGCGGCGTGATTCCCGCCGATCCGGCGTTCCTGAGCGTGCTGCGCGAAGCCTGCGACGCGCACGGCGCGCTGCTGATTTTCGACGAGGTGCAAACCGGCGTGGGCCGCACCGGCCACTTCTACGCGTACGAGGACACCGGCGTCACGCCCGACATCCTGACCACGGCGAAGGCGCTCGGCAACGGCTTCCCGATCGGCGCGATGCTCACGACCGACGCCATCGCCGCGCACTTCACGCTGGGCGTGCACGGCACGACCTACGGCGGCAATCCGCTCGGCGCGGCGATCGCGGGCAAGGTCGTGGAGCTCGTGAGCGATCCCGCGCTGCTCGCGGGCGTGCGCGCGCGCGGCGAGGCGATCCGCGCGAAGCTCGCGCACCTGAACGAGCGCTTCGACGCGCTCGCCGAAGTGCGCGGCAAGGGCTTGCTGATCGGCGCGCAGCTCAACGCGCGTTATGCGGGCCGCGCGAAGGATTTCCTCTCGGCGGCGGCCCATCGCGGCGTGATGATGCTGATCGCGGGCCCGGACGTACTGCGCTTCGCGCCGTCGCTCATCATCCCCGAAACCGATCTGAACGAAGGCTTCGCACGGCTGGAACGCGCGTTCGAAGACGTGTGCGGCTCGCGCTGA